A portion of the Pseudoxanthomonas sp. JBR18 genome contains these proteins:
- a CDS encoding DUF4426 domain-containing protein produces the protein MAAPHRPRLAGLACVLALAACSERQTPQRVTPIAPPDAVQDLGTVRVRYNALPSLSMNATAAQAYGIERGAGRALVVVVLRRMEAGQEQPLQGEVNGTATDLSGRRQPIAFRPVRTGDYVDHIGVVDVSAHDTLRFALQVSSDAGGGAVRFERSF, from the coding sequence ATGGCCGCCCCGCACCGCCCTCGCCTGGCCGGGCTTGCCTGTGTGCTGGCCCTGGCCGCGTGCTCTGAGCGGCAGACCCCGCAGCGGGTCACGCCGATCGCGCCGCCCGATGCGGTGCAGGATCTCGGCACGGTGCGAGTGCGCTACAACGCCCTGCCCAGTCTGTCGATGAATGCGACGGCCGCGCAGGCTTACGGGATCGAGCGCGGCGCCGGGCGCGCGCTGGTCGTGGTCGTGCTGCGCCGGATGGAGGCAGGCCAGGAGCAGCCCCTGCAGGGTGAGGTCAACGGCACGGCCACCGATCTGTCCGGCCGCCGCCAGCCGATCGCCTTCCGTCCCGTGCGCACCGGCGACTACGTCGACCACATCGGCGTAGTGGATGTCAGTGCGCACGACACGCTGCGCTTCGCGCTGCAGGTCAGCAGCGATGCCGGGGGCGGGGCGGTGCGTTTCGAGCGCAGCTTCTGA
- a CDS encoding cobalamin-binding protein, translating to MGPQRIVCLTEEPCETLYALGQQDRIVGISGFTVRPPQARREKPKVAAFTSAKIDQILALKPDLAIGFSDIQSDIAAALVKAGVEVWIANHRSVAGIIDYVRRLGALVGCAARAEVYADALERGLDVIRAQAAQLLRRPTAYFEEWDTPLITGIQWVAELIEIAGGRDAFPALSREPLAKGRILADGAPVIAAAPDIILGSWCGKRFRPEQVAARPGWDAIPAVRDGQLHEIKSPLILQPGPAALTDGVQAIAAIIQAWAQRTDC from the coding sequence ATGGGTCCGCAGCGCATCGTTTGCCTGACCGAGGAACCCTGCGAAACCCTGTACGCGCTGGGCCAGCAGGATCGCATCGTCGGCATCAGCGGCTTTACCGTGCGCCCACCGCAGGCGCGGCGCGAGAAGCCCAAGGTCGCCGCGTTCACCAGCGCGAAGATCGACCAGATCCTGGCGCTCAAGCCGGATCTGGCCATCGGCTTTTCCGACATCCAGTCCGACATCGCCGCCGCGCTGGTCAAGGCCGGAGTGGAGGTATGGATCGCCAACCATCGCAGCGTGGCCGGCATCATCGACTACGTGCGCCGGCTCGGTGCGCTGGTGGGCTGCGCGGCACGCGCCGAGGTGTATGCCGATGCGCTCGAACGCGGCCTGGATGTGATCCGCGCGCAGGCCGCACAGCTGCTGCGCCGGCCGACCGCCTACTTCGAGGAGTGGGACACGCCCCTGATCACCGGCATCCAGTGGGTGGCCGAACTGATCGAGATCGCGGGCGGCCGCGACGCCTTCCCCGCGCTGTCGCGCGAACCGCTGGCGAAGGGGCGCATCCTGGCCGATGGCGCGCCGGTGATTGCCGCGGCCCCGGACATCATCCTGGGCTCCTGGTGCGGCAAGCGCTTTCGTCCGGAACAGGTCGCCGCGCGCCCTGGTTGGGATGCCATTCCTGCCGTGCGCGACGGCCAGCTGCACGAGATCAAATCGCCGCTGATCCTGCAGCCCGGTCCGGCCGCGCTGACCGACGGCGTGCAGGCGATCGCCGCGATCATCCAGGCCTGGGCACAGCGGACGGACTGCTGA
- the aac(6') gene encoding aminoglycoside 6'-N-acetyltransferase, with protein MSELFSIRAASGGDLRAWVQLRRALWPDETDAVGNVAEALQRADASNFIAFADGVAVGFAEATLRQDHVNGTDSSPVGFLEGWYVSEAWRGRGIGRALLAAVRDWAGAQGCTELASDATLDNLAAQRAHAACGFEETERVVYFRMAL; from the coding sequence TTGAGCGAGCTCTTCTCGATCCGCGCCGCCAGCGGCGGCGACTTGCGCGCGTGGGTGCAGTTGCGCCGCGCGCTGTGGCCGGATGAAACCGACGCGGTCGGCAACGTAGCCGAGGCCTTGCAGCGCGCCGATGCCAGCAACTTCATCGCCTTCGCCGATGGCGTGGCGGTGGGGTTTGCAGAAGCCACCCTGCGCCAGGATCACGTCAACGGGACCGATTCCTCGCCGGTCGGGTTCCTGGAAGGCTGGTACGTCAGCGAGGCCTGGCGCGGGCGCGGCATCGGGCGCGCGTTGCTGGCCGCGGTCCGCGACTGGGCCGGCGCGCAGGGCTGCACCGAACTGGCGTCCGACGCGACACTGGACAATCTGGCCGCGCAGCGCGCGCATGCGGCCTGCGGATTCGAAGAAACCGAGCGCGTCGTCTACTTCCGCATGGCGCTCTGA
- the pdxH gene encoding pyridoxamine 5'-phosphate oxidase encodes MSEDVQVDLYAEALATFSELYLEASQSTAEPEYNAMSVATATLAGCPSVRTVLLKAHDARGFVFYSHLDSQKGQELQANPRAALLLLWRTLREAGIQVRIEGAVQLVADEEADAYFATRARESQLGAWASAQSHTLESEEDFEDRLAQVQVEFEGGEVPRPDGWTGFRVVPDSFEFWYGAKFRLHERWRYERAADGSWSKRMLFP; translated from the coding sequence ATGAGCGAAGACGTCCAAGTCGATCTGTATGCCGAAGCCCTGGCCACGTTCTCCGAGCTTTACCTGGAGGCCAGCCAGAGCACCGCTGAGCCCGAGTACAACGCCATGAGCGTGGCCACCGCGACTCTGGCCGGGTGTCCTTCGGTGCGCACCGTGCTGCTCAAGGCGCACGATGCGCGTGGCTTCGTGTTCTACAGCCATTTGGACAGCCAGAAGGGCCAGGAACTGCAGGCCAATCCACGCGCGGCGCTGCTGCTGCTGTGGCGGACCTTGCGCGAGGCCGGCATCCAGGTCCGCATCGAGGGCGCGGTGCAGCTGGTGGCCGACGAGGAGGCCGATGCCTACTTCGCCACCCGTGCGCGTGAAAGCCAGCTGGGGGCCTGGGCCTCGGCGCAGTCGCACACGCTGGAAAGCGAGGAGGACTTCGAGGATCGCCTGGCCCAGGTGCAGGTTGAGTTCGAAGGCGGCGAGGTGCCGCGCCCGGATGGCTGGACGGGGTTTCGCGTGGTGCCGGACAGCTTCGAGTTCTGGTACGGCGCCAAGTTTCGCCTGCATGAGCGCTGGCGCTATGAACGCGCCGCCGACGGCAGCTGGTCCAAGCGGATGCTGTTCCCTTGA
- a CDS encoding kinase, whose product MTSHAHGFPASLVCQALRSALALPRALPVWGLSALQGTGKSTLAAQLAQAAHGQGLRVAVLSLDDFYLTRGARETLARQVHPLLETRGPPGTHDLPLALHTLQALRDGRPVALPRFDKLADDRLPERDWPRLDAPVHLVIFEGWCLGTPAQATGALVTPINTLEREEDAQGVWRGYCNATLARDYPALWATCDSLWFLQPPGFDPVLDWRWQAEQRLLATQPGRTAMTRSQLERFLQHYERISRHALATLPAIADHVVRVDAQRHVLAG is encoded by the coding sequence ATGACGTCCCATGCGCACGGCTTCCCCGCATCGCTGGTCTGCCAAGCCCTGCGCAGCGCCCTGGCGCTGCCACGCGCGCTCCCGGTGTGGGGTTTGTCGGCCTTGCAGGGCACCGGCAAGTCGACCCTGGCCGCACAGCTGGCCCAGGCCGCGCACGGCCAAGGCCTGCGGGTGGCGGTGCTGTCGCTGGACGACTTCTACCTGACCCGCGGAGCCCGAGAGACACTCGCGCGCCAGGTCCATCCCCTGCTGGAAACCCGAGGCCCTCCTGGCACCCACGACCTGCCGCTGGCCCTGCACACGCTGCAGGCCCTGCGCGACGGTCGCCCGGTGGCGCTGCCGCGCTTCGACAAGCTCGCCGACGATCGCCTGCCCGAACGCGACTGGCCACGCCTCGATGCGCCAGTGCACCTGGTGATCTTCGAAGGCTGGTGCCTGGGCACGCCGGCGCAGGCGACCGGCGCGTTGGTCACGCCGATCAACACACTGGAGCGCGAGGAAGATGCGCAAGGCGTCTGGCGCGGCTACTGCAACGCCACCCTGGCCCGCGACTACCCTGCGCTATGGGCGACCTGCGACAGCCTGTGGTTCCTGCAGCCGCCCGGCTTCGACCCTGTCCTGGACTGGCGCTGGCAGGCCGAACAACGCCTGCTGGCCACACAGCCCGGGCGCACCGCCATGACCCGCTCGCAGCTTGAGCGCTTCCTCCAACACTACGAGCGCATCAGTCGCCACGCGCTGGCGACCCTGCCGGCCATCGCCGACCATGTGGTCCGCGTCGATGCACAGCGGCACGTGCTCGCTGGCTGA
- a CDS encoding shikimate kinase has protein sequence MNPAPNLVMVGPMGAGKTSIGRRIAERFSLDFVDVDHAVIEENGASIPAIFEAVGEAGFRAREHTALARLLDGEGQVVASGGGAVLDPANRALMRERGFVVYLHVGVETQLARVGRDRNRPLLQGVDRREVLTRLLEVRDPLYREVADLVLDADRLTPGEATAALVGRLAREWQRSGVDAA, from the coding sequence ATGAATCCCGCACCCAATCTCGTGATGGTCGGCCCGATGGGCGCCGGCAAGACCTCCATCGGACGCCGGATCGCCGAGCGTTTCAGCCTGGATTTCGTGGACGTGGACCACGCCGTGATCGAAGAGAACGGCGCCAGCATCCCGGCGATCTTCGAGGCCGTCGGCGAAGCCGGCTTTCGTGCCCGCGAGCATACCGCGCTGGCGCGGCTGCTGGACGGCGAGGGCCAGGTGGTGGCCAGCGGCGGCGGCGCGGTGCTGGATCCGGCCAACCGGGCGCTGATGCGCGAGCGCGGCTTTGTGGTCTATCTGCACGTCGGTGTGGAGACCCAGCTGGCCCGCGTGGGCCGCGACCGCAACCGTCCGCTGCTGCAGGGCGTGGACCGTCGCGAGGTGCTGACCCGACTGTTGGAGGTTCGCGACCCGCTCTACCGCGAGGTCGCCGACCTGGTGCTCGATGCCGACCGGCTGACGCCGGGCGAGGCCACCGCCGCACTGGTGGGGCGACTGGCGCGCGAATGGCAGCGCAGCGGGGTGGATGCTGCATGA
- the aroB gene encoding 3-dehydroquinate synthase gives MKHTMQTVHVHGAAPYDIHIGPGLVGDGGALAAHARGRHALVVSDSHVAPLYAQALEDALLAARSDLKLARFVLPAGEESKTLAHFDGAIEALAALGATRDACVFALGGGVVGDLAGFAAACWMRGVDVVQVPTTLLSMVDSSVGGKTAVDIPQGKNLVGAFHPPRAVFADTATLATLPPREIRAGLAEVIKYGALGDPLFFEWLEAERQPLLDGDAGALATAIARSCEAKASIVARDPLEKGERALLNLGHTFGHAIETEQGYGGVGNDNLNHGEAVAVGMVLAATLSARLGMSPAEDTARLVALLEAYGLPTRVPAGLSPEALLGRMRLDKKNIAGRLRLVLWRGIGQAEVVPDVDEAQVLPVLAGMG, from the coding sequence ATGAAACACACGATGCAGACCGTCCACGTCCACGGCGCGGCGCCCTATGACATCCACATCGGTCCCGGCCTGGTCGGCGACGGTGGCGCGCTGGCCGCGCACGCACGTGGACGCCACGCGCTGGTGGTGTCCGACTCGCACGTCGCCCCGCTGTATGCGCAGGCGCTGGAAGACGCGCTGCTGGCTGCCCGCTCCGACCTCAAGCTCGCGCGCTTCGTCCTGCCGGCCGGCGAGGAATCCAAGACCCTGGCCCACTTCGACGGTGCGATCGAAGCGTTGGCGGCGCTGGGTGCGACCCGGGATGCCTGCGTGTTCGCGCTGGGCGGCGGCGTGGTCGGCGACCTGGCCGGCTTTGCCGCTGCGTGCTGGATGCGCGGGGTGGACGTGGTCCAGGTGCCGACCACGCTGCTGTCGATGGTGGACTCCTCGGTGGGGGGCAAGACTGCGGTGGACATTCCGCAGGGCAAGAACCTGGTCGGGGCCTTCCATCCGCCGCGCGCGGTGTTCGCCGATACCGCCACGCTGGCCACGCTGCCGCCGCGCGAGATTCGCGCCGGCCTGGCTGAGGTGATCAAGTACGGCGCGCTCGGCGATCCATTGTTCTTCGAATGGCTGGAGGCCGAGCGCCAGCCGCTGCTCGATGGTGACGCCGGCGCGCTGGCCACCGCCATCGCCCGCAGCTGCGAGGCCAAGGCGTCGATCGTGGCGCGCGATCCGCTGGAAAAGGGCGAGCGTGCCCTGCTCAACCTGGGCCACACCTTCGGCCATGCGATCGAGACCGAGCAGGGCTATGGCGGGGTGGGCAACGACAACCTCAACCATGGCGAGGCGGTTGCGGTGGGCATGGTGCTGGCGGCGACCCTCTCGGCCCGCCTGGGCATGAGCCCGGCCGAGGACACCGCGCGCCTGGTGGCGTTGCTCGAAGCCTACGGACTGCCCACGCGCGTCCCCGCCGGCCTGTCGCCCGAGGCGCTGCTGGGGCGCATGCGCCTGGACAAGAAGAACATCGCCGGGCGCCTGCGTCTGGTGCTGTGGCGCGGCATCGGCCAGGCCGAGGTCGTCCCGGACGTGGACGAGGCCCAGGTGCTGCCGGTCCTGGCCGGCATGGGCTGA
- a CDS encoding WGR domain-containing protein produces the protein MRVFLQQHPAAGESPRYLQLTLQPDLFGGWELLRESGQIGGRGQLRREQYLAQAEATAAFEKARDTHLKRGFQVMFVRGADAPRA, from the coding sequence ATGCGCGTCTTCCTCCAGCAACACCCCGCCGCCGGCGAATCGCCCCGCTACCTGCAGCTGACCCTGCAGCCGGACCTGTTCGGCGGCTGGGAGCTGCTGCGCGAGAGCGGCCAAATCGGCGGACGCGGCCAACTGCGCCGCGAGCAGTACCTGGCCCAGGCCGAAGCCACCGCCGCCTTCGAGAAGGCCCGCGACACCCACCTCAAGCGTGGTTTCCAGGTCATGTTCGTGCGCGGCGCCGACGCCCCGCGGGCCTAG
- a CDS encoding GNAT family N-acetyltransferase produces the protein MQAVLETERLLLRPYVLADAAQVQRLAGDARVADTTANIPHPYPDGAAQTWIAGLAAAFAAGTRIVYAATLRQDGAVIGTVALHDIVPAHARAMLGYWIGVPYWGQGYATEAVRCLIDHGHAAHGLSRIGGACLARNPASARVMEKAGLRAEGRLVAHECKHEVFEDLLLYGLVLPGRAPSHSPA, from the coding sequence ATGCAAGCGGTCCTCGAAACCGAGCGCCTGCTGCTGCGCCCGTACGTGCTCGCCGATGCGGCGCAGGTGCAGCGCCTGGCCGGCGACGCGCGCGTGGCCGACACCACGGCCAATATCCCCCACCCTTATCCCGATGGCGCGGCGCAGACCTGGATCGCCGGGCTGGCAGCGGCCTTCGCCGCCGGCACCCGCATCGTCTACGCGGCGACCCTGCGACAGGACGGCGCCGTGATCGGCACCGTCGCCCTGCACGACATCGTCCCGGCCCATGCGCGGGCGATGCTGGGCTACTGGATCGGCGTGCCGTACTGGGGCCAGGGGTATGCCACCGAAGCCGTGCGATGCCTGATCGACCATGGCCATGCCGCGCACGGCCTGAGCCGCATCGGCGGGGCGTGCCTGGCGCGCAATCCCGCCTCGGCGCGGGTCATGGAAAAAGCCGGCCTGCGCGCCGAAGGCCGCCTGGTCGCGCACGAATGCAAGCACGAGGTGTTCGAGGACCTGTTGCTGTACGGCCTGGTCCTGCCCGGTCGCGCCCCCTCGCACTCACCCGCCTGA
- the hemE gene encoding uroporphyrinogen decarboxylase, whose protein sequence is MPPLKNDRLLRALRRQPTDRTPVWLMRQAGRYLPEYRATRAKAGSFLGMAKNPEIACEITLQPLRRFPLDAAILFSDILTIPDAMGLELYFVEGEGPKFRHTVRSAAEAARLGVPDMETELRYVMDAVRLIRRELDGSVPLIGFSGSPWTLACYMVEGGGSKDYARIKAMALNDPDTLHALLKVNTDAVIAYLGAQRAAGAQALQVFDTWGGVLSPAMYREFSLPYLQRIAAELARGDGEDRAPLILFGKGNAAHLEALAASGTDAVGVDWLVELGEARRRTGGSVALQGNLDPAVVYGSPEAIAREVAVVLDSYAAANGGNRDGHVFNLGHGMSPDMNPDHVAALVEAVQRHSAR, encoded by the coding sequence CTGCCCCCGCTCAAGAACGACCGCCTGCTGCGCGCCCTGCGCCGCCAGCCCACCGACCGGACGCCCGTGTGGCTGATGCGCCAGGCCGGCCGCTACCTGCCCGAATACCGCGCCACGCGCGCCAAGGCCGGCAGCTTCCTGGGCATGGCCAAGAATCCCGAGATCGCCTGCGAAATCACCCTGCAGCCGCTGCGCCGCTTTCCGCTGGATGCCGCGATCCTGTTCTCCGACATCCTGACCATCCCCGATGCGATGGGCCTGGAGCTGTACTTCGTCGAAGGCGAAGGTCCCAAGTTCCGCCACACCGTGCGCAGCGCGGCCGAGGCCGCCAGGCTGGGCGTGCCGGACATGGAGACCGAGCTGCGCTACGTGATGGACGCGGTGCGTCTGATCCGCCGCGAACTGGACGGCAGCGTGCCGCTGATCGGCTTCTCCGGCAGCCCGTGGACCCTGGCCTGCTACATGGTCGAAGGCGGCGGCAGCAAGGACTACGCCCGAATCAAGGCCATGGCGCTCAACGACCCGGACACCCTGCACGCGCTGCTCAAGGTCAACACCGATGCGGTCATCGCCTACCTGGGCGCGCAGCGCGCGGCCGGCGCGCAGGCGCTGCAGGTGTTCGATACCTGGGGCGGCGTGCTCAGCCCGGCGATGTACCGCGAATTCTCCCTGCCCTATCTGCAGCGCATCGCCGCCGAGCTGGCGCGTGGCGACGGCGAGGACCGCGCGCCCCTGATCCTGTTCGGCAAGGGCAACGCCGCGCATCTGGAAGCCCTGGCCGCCTCCGGCACCGACGCGGTCGGTGTGGACTGGCTGGTGGAACTGGGCGAGGCCCGGCGCCGCACGGGCGGCAGCGTCGCCCTGCAAGGCAACCTGGACCCAGCCGTGGTCTACGGATCGCCCGAGGCCATCGCCCGTGAGGTCGCCGTGGTGCTGGACAGCTACGCCGCTGCCAACGGCGGCAACCGCGACGGCCACGTGTTCAACCTGGGCCACGGCATGTCCCCGGACATGAACCCCGACCACGTCGCCGCCCTGGTCGAAGCCGTGCAACGGCACAGCGCGCGCTAA